From a region of the Lactuca sativa cultivar Salinas chromosome 4, Lsat_Salinas_v11, whole genome shotgun sequence genome:
- the LOC128133392 gene encoding uncharacterized mitochondrial protein AtMg00820-like, translating into MLIFYEEPKNFMKAKVKKNWINAMKVEIDSIEKNNTWKLFLPPKDAKLIGLRWLYTTKRNIGGSITMYKACLVAKSYIQDQGIDLDEVYASVARHETIRLLISLAAGNISKIHLLDVKMIVLYGN; encoded by the coding sequence ATGTTGATATTCTATGAAGAACCAAAGAATTTTATGAAAGCCAAAGTGAAGAAGAATTGGATCAATGCAATGAAGGTTGAAATTGACTCCATCGAGAAGAACAACACATGGAAACTTTTCCTCCCTCCTAAAGATGCCAAACTCATTGGCTTAAGATGGTTGTATACAACTAAAAGAAATATTGGTGGATCAATTACAATGTACAAAGCATGTCTAGTTGCTAAAAGCTACATACAAGATCAAGGTATTGATTTAGATGAAGTTTATGCATCGGTAGCTCGTCACGAGACAATAAGACTATTGATCTCTCTTGCAGCCGGGAACATATCGAAGATTCATCTCTTGGACgtaaaaatgatagttttgtATGGTAATTAA